The following is a genomic window from Capsicum annuum cultivar UCD-10X-F1 unplaced genomic scaffold, UCD10Xv1.1 ctg52975, whole genome shotgun sequence.
CTAATCCAAACACCCAAGCAAAATTCAAAAGTGCCACTCCTTTGGCATTCCTTATACCAAACCCATAGCtttcatgcacatcatcataaccccTTGAAGAAGACCttatgtgcccattgaaatcccctcctatGAAAAGCTTATCATTATTAGGAACATCTCTCACCatctcatccaaagcctcccaaaacctcTTTTTCTCATACTCATCCAAGCCTATATGCAAGGCATATGCACGAATAATATTCCAAGAAAACTCTCCAATAACTAGTTTAATTGACATCATCCTATTGttgaccctcttaacctctaccacttGCTTTCTGAGCACATCATCTACAAGGATACCTAcaccatttctattcctcccacttcttgagtaccacaacttataactATCTAATACCCTCGCCTTAGTAACTACCTATTTGGTATCTTGGAGACAAGCTATATTAATTCACCTTTTTTCTAAGAATTTTCACTAGCACTAATGATTTCTCTAATAAAGGACATATTTTCTACGATCCTACTCTCAACCTACAACCACCTTTAGCCCTTTTACCCTTCCTTCTCCCTACCCTACCCCGACCCCGACCAAAGATCCACCCAAAGACATGACCCTAAGTCAACACGATTTTCCATAACAATCAGAGACTAGAGACTACACCAACCAATAGTACTAAGAGCACACAGTCTAGACAATAATGCAAACCAAAAATGTTACTATCAA
Proteins encoded in this region:
- the LOC124892997 gene encoding uncharacterized protein LOC124892997; the encoded protein is MSIKLVIGEFSWNIIRAYALHIGLDEYEKKRFWEALDEMVRDVPNNDKLFIGGDFNGHIRSSSRGYDDVHESYGFGIRNAKGVALLNFAWVFGLVSFDLILAFGDGLGDHKEAEEERETTREVLGVSRGLSSKYQGDWWWNEEVKKKVEAKKKAYAKLAECKDEEDKWKNWEYKIARRK